The window AAAGAAAAAGGGATAACTATTCTTCTGTCATCTCACAATATGCTTGAGATAGAGTATCTTGCAGACAGAGTCGGGATTATAAATAAGGGACGACTTCTTACAATGGGGACGCCGCAAGAATTAAAGAAGCGTTTTAAAGCAGACAATCTGGAGCAGGTGTTTATGGAGGTGGCAGAATGAGAAAGCTGGGTGTTCTCGTTATAAAGGAGTTAAAGGGGCTTATCACAAGGCAGGTTTTTATTTCTCTTTTTATAGTTGTTTTTGTTTTTATCTTTCTAGGGAATTCCATGCGCAGCATGTTTGGCGAGATAGAAAAAGAAAATATCCCTTCCGTACCAGCAATTCCACAAGAAGCGCTTGCATCAACCTCCGATTTTGTCTCTTTTCTTGCTGACAACAATATTGCAGCATTTACAGAAGACAGATTTTCAGCAATAGATATTGGCTCCGCAGTAAATAAAAACAACCCTGTTGTTCTAGTCTTCCCCAAAGGTTTTATAGAAAACCTTTTTTCTTCTTCCTCTTCTCTTAGAATCAAGGTTTATGCTTATCTGGAGGCAGGAGGAGGAATTATTGGCATATCCAAAATCTCTGCAACAGCAGATAAAATAAAAAGAGAACTGGAAGAAAAACTCAGAGCAATTATCAAAACCAAGTCCAGTAAAGAAGACAGTATACTGGATATGTATCTCAACCCAGTAACCACAGAAGAACACATAGTAAGACATACAAAAAGTGCAAGGATTTCATTCTCTGCTATTATCCCGTATATAATCAATCAAACTATAATGCTAGCCTTCCTGCTGTTTATAGCAACTCTTACAGGTGCTCAGTTTGTCGCAGCATCAATAGCAGCAGAAAAAGAAAGCAAAACACTGGAAGTGCTGCTTACCCTTCCAATACCGCGTCATCAGATAGTACTGGCAAAAATGTTAGCAGCAGGCATACTGTCCGTAATATTTGTAGCAATATACTTTGCAGGATTCTGGTTTTACATGCAATCCATAACAATGCCGGACTCACAGAAGATATCTTCGGAGGCAGTAAACATGATGCTTGCGGTAAAGCAACTGGGGATAGAACTTCCAATATGGTCAAATATTATGCGCATAGCAGCATTTCTACTGTCGCTCTTAAATGCACTTGGAATAGCACTCATATTGGGACTTTTCGCAGAAGACACCAAGAATGTGCAGGTAGTAATAACACCAATCATTCTGGTGCTTTTAGCATTATACATTATAACAATAATGACAAACTTTGCCTCTCTCCCCTTAGTGTTAAGAATAATACTGCTTTTTTTTCCTTTTACACACGCCTTTCTGTCAACCCCGCTTCTTATCGACAGCCAATACCTATCCGTTGCAGGAGGGCTCTTATACCAGACAATATTTTTTGCAGTTGTTGTGTTTTTGGCCATAATAATATTTAACAGCGACAAAGTATTTACCATAAAATTGGGAAAAAAGAAGAACAGGAAAACAGCTTGAAAGGCATAAAAAAGGCAATAGAAGAGTTTACACAATCACTTCCCCAAAGCACTGTAGAAAAATGCCCCTACCTCCCTGGAAAAGCCTGGATAACACGACTATTTATCACCTATCATATAGACCCTGCCGTGTACGAAAACCTACTTGCATACGGCTACAGACGCTCGGGCTATATAATATATAAGAACCAATGTCCGGGCTGCACAGCATGCACTCCCATAAGAACAGACACAGAAAACTTCACCCCCACAAAATCCCAAAAACGCACAATAAAAAAGAACAATGACATAAAAATAATAATAAGCGACCTCAACTTTGACGAACAAATATTCAAACTTTATAAAAAATACATAGCAGACAAACACAACAACCATAAGACAAACACCCAGGAATTCATCTCATTCCTCTGCGAAAGCCCGCTTGAGACAAAAATAATGCGCTACTATCTGGGGAAAAAACTAATAGGCGCGGGATTTATAGACATACTCCCTGATGGAATAAGCAGCGTCTACTTTGCATACGACCCGGCAGAAAAAAAACGCTCCCTCGGGACATACTCGATGATAAAAGAAATAGAATACTCAAGACACCTGGGCAAAAAATGGCTATACAGCGGCTTCTACATAGCAGAAACAAGCAAAATGTCCTACAAAGCTCGCTTTACCCCTGCACAGATAGCAAAAGACGGAATCTGGAAAAACAAATAAAACAAAAAACCGAACGTCAGGAGCGCGCTAACGAAAGTGAGGACAAAAACAAAAGCGCGCTCCATCCTGCCTGCGGCAAAAAAAATAAAACAAAATACACTATAATCAAAAAACTGTTAAACAAATCTAACAGCAAAATAGCTCAACCACCCATACCAAACATAAACTAACTGGCCAACAACAGAAACACACTATATTTCTTAGCCAAAAAACAAAAAATATATCCAATCACACCTTAGTCAAAAAAAAACGCCCCTGCAACTGCAAGGGCGCCAAAAGCGAGCGAGGGGAATCGAACCCCCGTCTCCAGCTTGGGAAGCTGGGGTAATAGCCATTATACGACGCTCGCATGTTGTATACTATTATATCCACTTAGAAAAACAGTGGCAAGAGGTTTTTTACAAGTTTATATCTCTGTTAGTACCGGTCAGAATATTTCTCAAAAAAACAAAATTCTTTTGATATGGCAATTGTTTACATACTCTTTTTTGTATAACATCATATTATGGAAATATTAAAATCAGCACTTGACACATTTTTTTCTTTCAAAGCATATGTGATGCTACCATTTATAATGCTTGCACTGGCACTCATAGTAAGACTCAACTTACGCGACGCCCTGTTTGCAGCATTAAAACTGGGAGTTGGCTTTGCCTCTATCTTTGTTGTCTTTTCTTTCTTTGTAGACAACATAAAACCTGCAGTAGAAGCTATAGTTAACATAAGAGGCCTTGACTACCCTGTTTTGGACGTAGGCTGGCCTCCCCTTGCAGCAATAACATGGTCATCCTTTATCGCTCCATTGTCCATAATACTTGTGCTCTTTTTAAACATCATTCTGATTGCCAGCAACCTAACCAAAACCATATACATAGACATATGGAACTATTGGCACTTTGCCTTCCTGGGAGCACTGGTAAGTGCCGTTACACACAACATATGGCTTGCAATAGCAGCAACACTGCTAATTGCAACAATAACAATCAAGCT is drawn from Spirochaetia bacterium 38H-sp and contains these coding sequences:
- a CDS encoding ABC transporter permease, whose product is MRKLGVLVIKELKGLITRQVFISLFIVVFVFIFLGNSMRSMFGEIEKENIPSVPAIPQEALASTSDFVSFLADNNIAAFTEDRFSAIDIGSAVNKNNPVVLVFPKGFIENLFSSSSSLRIKVYAYLEAGGGIIGISKISATADKIKRELEEKLRAIIKTKSSKEDSILDMYLNPVTTEEHIVRHTKSARISFSAIIPYIINQTIMLAFLLFIATLTGAQFVAASIAAEKESKTLEVLLTLPIPRHQIVLAKMLAAGILSVIFVAIYFAGFWFYMQSITMPDSQKISSEAVNMMLAVKQLGIELPIWSNIMRIAAFLLSLLNALGIALILGLFAEDTKNVQVVITPIILVLLALYIITIMTNFASLPLVLRIILLFFPFTHAFLSTPLLIDSQYLSVAGGLLYQTIFFAVVVFLAIIIFNSDKVFTIKLGKKKNRKTA
- a CDS encoding arginyltransferase — translated: MKGIKKAIEEFTQSLPQSTVEKCPYLPGKAWITRLFITYHIDPAVYENLLAYGYRRSGYIIYKNQCPGCTACTPIRTDTENFTPTKSQKRTIKKNNDIKIIISDLNFDEQIFKLYKKYIADKHNNHKTNTQEFISFLCESPLETKIMRYYLGKKLIGAGFIDILPDGISSVYFAYDPAEKKRSLGTYSMIKEIEYSRHLGKKWLYSGFYIAETSKMSYKARFTPAQIAKDGIWKNK